ATCTTTTGTGTGTGTCTCAGAATTAAGTTGTACCTAATCGATATTTTCATATAACTGCATAGGAATGACAGCTatgagatatatttatttatatatatataaaaagacaTGATTCATACCATAGGTGGTTCTGTATAATTATACTTATGCATATTTGAAACGAAAGAATTACCAATTTTAATGTTCGAATTACAGCTGGATCGCTCGGTAGATTCACATTTTATGCCCTCCAAGCTGCCCTGAATTAAGGAATTCATACCGGAAATGCTCGAAATATCCTTGATTTCCTCTAAATCCTCTGCAGTGAATAAAGGCTGATCATCAGTCCAAGACAAACTAGAAAATATATCATCAGGATCACTTTTTGTCAGTGAAGTACTAACTTTAGTAGGGGAAGTAAACACATCCATTTCTGGAGTTAAAGaggaacttaaaatattctcgCTATCCGTGACAAGATATTCCCACCCTTTATCCAGAAGGCTCTCAAAATCGTAACCTTTCATATCATAAGGCTCTTCCGAATGGTTCTCGAGAATACTAGGGAAATTGATTTCTGGAATGTCATCGCCACTGCTAGAGCTACAGCCAACATCGACAGCCTCATCCGATAAACTACAAGAACTATTGCTATCAAAGGAGGAAGCATCGAGTTGCGCTGCATTATACGACGTAGACTGGCCATTGGACTGTGTTTTACGGTTTCCATTCTCATATGGAAATACAGACTTAGATTTGTTCAAATACTTTTGGTCCTCTGAAGCCCTCGCTGTTTGCACCCTCGCAGCACCACGATTCACTATAGCCTTGACCTTGCTCGCATAGCTGTGGAGCGATGTATTGTCCATGCGAGCTTTGTTCAACTTTTTCGAAGGATCTTCTCCGTAAGAACTGAGATGAGGAAAGTTCTTGCCAGCAGCAACTTTAGCGGCATTCGACCGTTGCCTCGCTCGTTTCAGACTTCTCTTGTTCTTGCCTTCCTTATCCTTGCTTCGCTTCCCGTCCGATTTAGGCTGCAGGTGCTTCCGACGAAAATGAGCTTGGAGGTTTCCTTTCTGAGAAAAACACAGCTGACACTCATCGCATTGGAAAGGCTTCTTATTTTCGTGCACCTGCTGTATATGCAGCATCAGTACTGAACGCCTAGTGTATCCTCTGTTGCAAATATCACAGATAAAAGGTTTTTCACCTGTGTGACAGTTCATGTGGCGTTGTAAAGAGCTTTTTATATTGAAGGATTTATGGCATAGTTCACATTCGAATGGCCTTTCATTATTGTGGTGGCGCAGGTGAGCTTTTAAATGCTCTTGCTGGGAGAAATCTTTGTCGCAAATGTTgcatttgtacaattttttgcttgcgtgaaattttaaatgctgattGTAATTGCCTTTCTGGGAGAAGCGCTTATGACAAATCTGACATTGATATTGATGTTTCGAATGAGTCAACATGTGTCCTTGTAAATGATGTTTTTTGGAAAACACTTTTCCACAAAGTGTGCAGACTAGAGTTTTTTCATGCAACCTCAGatgttttctataaaatatgtggtttttgaatgcttttttacATAACATGCACACTGTGATCATTTCTTGATTGTAAGGATCGCCatctagaaattaaaaaaaatattctttttatatttaatttcaaaattgcaatttaatcaatgaaatttaagatcacattcaaaataaattttctgaaattgtaaCTACTTTAGAGCATTATagcatttaaatacataatgtaaatgaaaaacataacaCACATTGTGTCAGTTTACAAATTAGGAAATTAactattgagaaaattttttctatatatagtGCTTTTCCCTACATTTTAAGGGttgacatatatttttgttcttgaTTTCCTTGTATAGAAAAACATCTACAGAATTAACCCagacaatttt
The nucleotide sequence above comes from Parasteatoda tepidariorum isolate YZ-2023 chromosome 6, CAS_Ptep_4.0, whole genome shotgun sequence. Encoded proteins:
- the LOC107454203 gene encoding uncharacterized protein yields the protein MFLEHNAYVENKSVDERISRAIDNDHTAAMKAPSVSKKHLKKKSNGDPYNQEMITVCMLCKKAFKNHIFYRKHLRLHEKTLVCTLCGKVFSKKHHLQGHMLTHSKHQYQCQICHKRFSQKGNYNQHLKFHASKKLYKCNICDKDFSQQEHLKAHLRHHNNERPFECELCHKSFNIKSSLQRHMNCHTGEKPFICDICNRGYTRRSVLMLHIQQVHENKKPFQCDECQLCFSQKGNLQAHFRRKHLQPKSDGKRSKDKEGKNKRSLKRARQRSNAAKVAAGKNFPHLSSYGEDPSKKLNKARMDNTSLHSYASKVKAIVNRGAARVQTARASEDQKYLNKSKSVFPYENGNRKTQSNGQSTSYNAAQLDASSFDSNSSCSLSDEAVDVGCSSSSGDDIPEINFPSILENHSEEPYDMKGYDFESLLDKGWEYLVTDSENILSSSLTPEMDVFTSPTKVSTSLTKSDPDDIFSSLSWTDDQPLFTAEDLEEIKDISSISGMNSLIQGSLEGIKCESTERSSCNSNIKIGNSFVSNMHKYNYTEPPMV